A single window of Leclercia adecarboxylata DNA harbors:
- the hycE gene encoding formate hydrogenlyase subunit HycE, which translates to MSEEKVGQHYLAALHQAFPGVVLDEAWQTKDQITVTVKINYLPEVVEFLYYKQGGWLSVLFGNDERQLCGSYAVYYVLSMEQGTRCWLTVRVEVDADKPEFPSVTPRVPAAVWGEREVRDMYGLVPVGLPDERRLVLPDDWPDELYPLRKDSMDYRQRPAPTTDKETYAFINELGDKKNNVVPIGPLHVTSDEPGHFRLFVDGENIIDADYRLFYVHRGMEKLAETRMGYNEVTFLSDRVCGICGFAHSTAYTTSVENAMGIVVPERAQMIRAILLEVERLHSHLLNLGLACHFVGFDSGFMQFFRVRETSMKMAEILTGARKTYGLNLIGGIRRDLLKDDMIQTRLLAQQMRREVQDLVDILLSTPNIDQRTVGVGRLDPQIARDFSNVGPMVRASGHARDTRADHPFVGYGLLPMEVHTEQGCDVISRLKVRINEVYTALNMIDFGLDNLPGGELMVEGFTYIPNRFALGFSEAPRGDDIHWSMTGDNQKLWRWRCRAATYANWPTLRYMLRGNTVSDAPLIIGSLDPCYSCTDRMTVVDVRKKKSKVVPYKELERYSIERKNSPLK; encoded by the coding sequence ATGTCTGAAGAAAAAGTTGGTCAACACTATCTCGCCGCACTGCATCAGGCCTTCCCTGGCGTGGTGCTGGATGAAGCCTGGCAGACCAAAGATCAAATCACCGTGACGGTGAAAATCAACTACCTGCCGGAAGTGGTCGAGTTCCTGTACTACAAGCAGGGCGGCTGGCTGTCGGTGCTGTTTGGCAACGACGAACGCCAGCTCTGCGGCAGCTACGCCGTCTACTACGTGCTGTCGATGGAGCAGGGCACCCGCTGCTGGCTCACCGTGCGCGTGGAGGTGGACGCCGACAAACCGGAGTTCCCGTCCGTCACCCCGCGCGTGCCCGCGGCGGTGTGGGGCGAGCGCGAAGTGCGCGACATGTACGGCCTGGTGCCGGTGGGCCTGCCGGACGAGCGCCGTCTGGTGCTGCCGGATGACTGGCCGGACGAACTCTATCCGCTGCGTAAAGACAGCATGGATTACCGTCAGCGCCCGGCCCCGACCACCGACAAAGAGACCTATGCGTTCATCAACGAACTCGGGGATAAGAAGAACAACGTGGTGCCGATTGGCCCCCTGCACGTCACCTCCGATGAGCCGGGCCACTTCCGCCTGTTCGTCGACGGCGAGAACATTATCGACGCCGACTACCGCCTGTTCTACGTCCATCGCGGCATGGAGAAGCTGGCTGAAACGCGGATGGGCTACAACGAAGTGACCTTCCTGTCGGATCGCGTCTGCGGTATCTGCGGCTTTGCCCACAGCACGGCCTACACCACCTCGGTGGAGAATGCGATGGGGATCGTGGTGCCGGAACGCGCCCAGATGATCCGCGCCATTCTGCTGGAGGTGGAACGCCTGCACTCGCACCTGCTGAACCTCGGCCTGGCCTGCCACTTCGTCGGGTTTGACTCCGGCTTTATGCAGTTCTTCCGCGTGCGTGAAACCTCGATGAAGATGGCGGAGATCCTCACCGGGGCGCGTAAAACCTACGGCCTGAACCTGATCGGCGGCATCCGTCGCGACCTGCTGAAAGACGACATGATCCAGACCCGCCTGCTGGCCCAGCAGATGCGCCGCGAGGTGCAGGACCTGGTGGATATTCTGCTGAGCACGCCGAACATCGACCAGCGCACCGTCGGCGTGGGTCGTCTCGACCCGCAGATCGCCCGCGACTTCAGCAACGTCGGCCCGATGGTCCGCGCCAGCGGTCACGCCCGCGATACCCGCGCCGACCACCCGTTTGTTGGCTACGGCCTGCTGCCGATGGAGGTTCACACCGAGCAGGGCTGCGACGTGATTTCCCGCCTGAAGGTGCGCATCAACGAGGTCTACACCGCGCTGAACATGATTGATTTTGGTCTCGACAACCTGCCGGGCGGCGAGCTGATGGTGGAAGGCTTTACCTATATCCCGAACCGCTTTGCGCTGGGCTTCAGCGAAGCGCCGCGCGGGGATGATATCCACTGGAGCATGACCGGCGACAACCAGAAGCTGTGGCGCTGGCGCTGCCGGGCGGCCACCTACGCCAACTGGCCGACGCTGCGCTACATGCTGCGCGGCAACACCGTCTCCGACGCGCCGCTGATTATCGGCAGCCTCGACCCTTGCTACTCCTGCACCGACCGCATGACGGTGGTGGACGTGCGTAAGAAGAAGAGCAAGGTGGTGCCGTACAAAGAGCTGGAACGCTACAGCATTGAACGCAAGAACTCGCCGCTGAAATAA
- the hydN gene encoding electron transport protein HydN: protein MNRFIIADASKCIGCRTCEVACVVSHHDTQDCASLTPQNFLPRIHVIKGVNVSTATMCRQCEDAPCASVCPNGAITRDNDFVHVHQERCIGCKTCVVACPYGAMEVVLRPVVRSIGAGLNVMSEKAEANKCDLCYHQPDGPACIQACPTNAIVCIDRQKLEQLSLEKRRRAALDSVSSQML, encoded by the coding sequence ATGAACCGTTTCATCATTGCCGATGCCAGCAAATGCATCGGCTGTCGTACCTGTGAAGTGGCCTGCGTGGTGTCGCACCACGACACCCAGGACTGCGCCTCGCTGACCCCGCAGAACTTCCTGCCGCGCATTCACGTCATCAAAGGCGTCAACGTCTCCACGGCCACCATGTGCCGCCAGTGTGAAGACGCCCCTTGCGCCAGCGTCTGCCCGAACGGGGCCATCACCCGCGATAACGACTTTGTTCACGTCCACCAGGAGCGCTGCATCGGGTGCAAAACCTGCGTGGTGGCCTGCCCGTACGGCGCGATGGAAGTGGTGCTGCGTCCGGTTGTGCGCAGCATCGGCGCCGGGCTGAACGTGATGTCAGAGAAGGCCGAGGCCAACAAATGCGACCTCTGCTATCACCAGCCGGACGGCCCCGCCTGCATTCAGGCCTGCCCGACCAATGCCATTGTCTGCATCGACAGGCAGAAGCTTGAGCAGTTGAGTCTCGAGAAACGCCGCCGCGCGGCGCTGGACTCCGTTTCCTCGCAGATGCTGTAA
- the nuoB gene encoding NADH-quinone oxidoreductase subunit B family protein, which yields MSELLGPRNEQGIPVPVTVDESIARMKASLLKKIKRSAYVYRVDCGGCNGCEIEIFATLSPIFDTERFGIKVVPSPRHADILLFTGAVTRAMRSPALRAWESAPDPKICISYGACGNSGGIFHDLYCVWGGTDKIVPVDVYIPGCPPSPAATLYGFAMALGLLEQKIHAREPGALDNQPAEILHPEMVQPLRVRIDRAARRLAGYRYGRQIADDFMRHLLEGDKSVAAWLARENDPRLNEIVGNLLEVVGQERI from the coding sequence ATGAGCGAACTCTTAGGCCCACGTAACGAACAGGGGATCCCGGTGCCGGTGACGGTGGATGAGTCCATCGCCCGCATGAAGGCCTCGCTGCTGAAAAAAATCAAGCGCTCCGCCTATGTCTACCGCGTGGACTGCGGCGGCTGCAACGGCTGCGAGATTGAGATCTTCGCTACCCTGTCGCCGATCTTCGACACCGAGCGCTTCGGCATTAAGGTGGTGCCATCCCCGCGCCACGCCGACATTCTGCTGTTTACCGGGGCGGTGACCCGCGCAATGCGCTCCCCGGCGCTGCGCGCGTGGGAATCGGCCCCCGATCCGAAAATCTGTATCTCCTACGGCGCCTGCGGCAACTCCGGCGGTATCTTCCACGATCTGTACTGCGTCTGGGGCGGCACCGACAAAATCGTCCCGGTGGATGTGTACATTCCCGGCTGCCCGCCGTCGCCTGCCGCCACCCTGTACGGTTTTGCCATGGCGCTGGGGCTGCTGGAGCAGAAGATCCACGCCCGCGAGCCGGGGGCGCTGGACAACCAGCCCGCCGAGATCCTGCATCCGGAGATGGTTCAGCCCCTGCGGGTCCGCATCGACCGCGCCGCGCGCCGCCTGGCGGGCTACCGCTACGGCCGCCAGATCGCCGACGACTTTATGCGCCATCTGCTGGAAGGGGATAAAAGCGTGGCGGCCTGGCTGGCCCGGGAGAACGATCCGCGCCTGAATGAGATCGTCGGCAACCTCCTTGAGGTGGTCGGGCAGGAGCGTATCTGA
- a CDS encoding respiratory chain complex I subunit 1 family protein gives MTLIFALIQALVLFAAAPLLAGITRVARARLHTRRGPDIFQEYRDLIKLLGRQSVAPAASGWVFRLMPFVMVAVMFAIATALPVITVASPVPALGDLITLIYLFAIARFFFAIAGLDTGSPFTGIGASREAMLGVLVEPILLLGLWVAAQVAGTTHISAVTATIYHWPVAHTLTLLLAMCACAFATFIEMGKLPFDLAEAEQELQEGPLSEYSGAGFAVLKWGISLKQLVVLQMFVGVFIPWGQMTHFSAGGLLLAIVIAVVKLVVGVLVIALFENSMARLRFNATSRITWTGFGLAFLAFVSLLAA, from the coding sequence ATGACCCTCATCTTCGCTTTGATTCAGGCGCTGGTGCTGTTTGCCGCTGCGCCGCTGCTGGCGGGCATTACCCGCGTGGCGCGTGCCCGTCTGCATACCCGTCGCGGGCCGGATATCTTCCAGGAGTACCGGGATCTGATCAAACTCCTGGGCCGCCAGAGCGTGGCCCCGGCGGCGTCCGGCTGGGTGTTCCGTCTGATGCCGTTTGTGATGGTGGCGGTGATGTTCGCCATTGCTACCGCACTGCCGGTGATCACCGTTGCCTCTCCAGTGCCTGCGCTGGGGGATCTGATCACCCTGATCTACCTCTTCGCTATCGCACGCTTCTTCTTCGCCATCGCCGGGCTGGATACCGGCAGCCCCTTCACCGGGATTGGCGCCAGCCGTGAAGCGATGCTCGGCGTGCTGGTGGAGCCGATCCTGCTCCTGGGTCTGTGGGTTGCCGCTCAGGTGGCGGGCACCACTCACATCAGCGCGGTGACCGCGACCATCTACCACTGGCCGGTGGCCCACACCCTGACGCTGTTACTGGCGATGTGCGCCTGCGCCTTCGCCACCTTCATTGAGATGGGCAAGCTGCCGTTTGACCTTGCCGAGGCCGAGCAGGAGCTGCAGGAAGGCCCGCTGTCGGAATACAGCGGCGCGGGCTTTGCCGTGCTCAAGTGGGGCATCAGCCTGAAACAGCTGGTGGTGTTGCAGATGTTTGTCGGGGTGTTTATCCCCTGGGGACAGATGACCCACTTCTCCGCAGGCGGTCTGCTGCTGGCGATCGTCATTGCGGTGGTCAAGCTGGTCGTGGGCGTACTGGTGATTGCCCTGTTTGAGAACAGCATGGCGCGCCTGCGCTTTAACGCCACCTCACGGATTACCTGGACCGGTTTCGGTCTGGCATTTTTAGCTTTCGTCTCCTTGCTGGCGGCGTGA
- a CDS encoding 4Fe-4S dicluster domain-containing protein — MNRFVIADPTLCIGCHTCEAACSENHRQHGLQSQPRLKVMRNSQDSAPQLCHHCEDAPCAQVCPVNAITRIDGAIQLNESLCVSCKLCGIACPFGAVEFAGSRPRAIPANCNTSKAPMAAPAPARVSPFLDWVPGVRAIAVKCDLCYFDPDGPACVRTCPTKSLRLINNEDIARASRNKRELTLHTDLGDLSLFQSQQGEL; from the coding sequence GTGAATCGTTTTGTAATTGCCGATCCCACGCTGTGTATCGGGTGCCACACCTGTGAGGCAGCCTGCTCAGAAAACCATCGCCAGCATGGCCTGCAAAGCCAGCCGCGACTGAAAGTGATGCGCAACAGCCAGGACTCTGCGCCGCAGCTTTGCCATCACTGCGAAGATGCCCCCTGCGCCCAGGTGTGCCCGGTCAATGCCATCACCCGCATTGACGGCGCCATCCAGCTTAATGAAAGCCTGTGCGTCAGCTGCAAGCTGTGCGGTATTGCCTGCCCGTTTGGCGCCGTTGAGTTTGCCGGGAGCCGCCCGCGGGCCATTCCTGCCAACTGTAATACCAGCAAGGCGCCGATGGCCGCCCCGGCACCCGCCCGCGTCAGCCCGTTCCTCGACTGGGTGCCTGGCGTGCGCGCCATCGCGGTGAAGTGCGACCTCTGCTACTTCGACCCGGACGGCCCAGCGTGCGTCCGCACCTGCCCGACCAAATCCCTGCGTCTGATTAATAACGAGGACATCGCGCGCGCCAGCCGGAACAAGCGCGAACTCACCCTGCACACGGATCTGGGCGATCTGTCGCTGTTCCAGTCGCAACAAGGAGAGCTTTGA
- the fdhF gene encoding formate dehydrogenase subunit alpha, with protein MKKITSVCPYCGAGCKLKLVVDNNKIVRAEGAQGVTNQNQLCLKGYYGWDFLNDTRLLTPRLTQPMIRYQKGGKFVPVSWDEAIRYTARRLSEIKASHGPRSIMTTGSSRGTGNETNYVMQKFARGVLNTNNVDCCARVCHGPSVAGLQETLGNGAMSNSISDIENSKCLLIFGYNCADSHPIVARRVIKAKQNGARVIVCDPRKIETARIADRHLQIHNGCNMALVNAFIYTLLDESLYNSDYVARYTEGLDALRETVRDYAPENVEEITGVSARQIRDAMRIYAAAPSATVMWGMGVTQFGQAVDVVKGLSTLALLTGNLGREHCGVGPVRGQNNVQGACDMGVIPNQFPGYQDVTDPQVREKFARAWGVDPARMDDQVGVRITEVPHLALEGKVKAYYIMGEDPLQTEADLGLVRKGFDALDFVVVQDIFMTKTAEAADVLLPATSWGEHGGVFTCADRGFQRFEKAVEPKGNVKRDWEIISLIATAMGYPMAYRDNQQIWDEMRELCPLFYGVTYEKMGEMGHIQWPCPTLEHPGTPWLYADNRFDTPSGKGQLFAAPWRKPAEMPDADYPLVLCTVREVGHYSCRSMTGNCAALQTLADEPGFVQINPQDAQQLGIRDRQLVWVSSRRGKVISRADVSERINQGAVYMTYQWWIGACNELTQDNLDPVSKTPETKYCAVKIDTIADQAWAENYAQTTYSAMKQRLREAVES; from the coding sequence ATGAAAAAAATCACCAGCGTCTGCCCGTACTGCGGTGCGGGCTGTAAATTAAAACTCGTTGTCGACAACAATAAAATCGTTCGTGCGGAGGGCGCGCAGGGCGTCACCAACCAGAATCAGCTGTGCCTGAAAGGCTATTACGGCTGGGATTTTCTCAACGACACCCGGCTGCTGACGCCGCGCCTCACCCAGCCAATGATCCGCTACCAGAAAGGCGGCAAATTTGTGCCCGTCTCCTGGGATGAAGCCATCCGCTACACCGCCCGACGCCTGAGTGAGATCAAGGCCAGCCATGGACCGCGCTCCATCATGACCACAGGGTCATCGCGCGGCACCGGGAATGAAACCAACTACGTGATGCAGAAGTTTGCCCGCGGGGTGCTCAACACCAACAACGTCGACTGCTGCGCCCGCGTCTGCCACGGGCCGAGCGTGGCCGGGCTGCAGGAGACGCTGGGCAACGGGGCGATGAGCAACTCCATCAGCGATATCGAAAACTCAAAATGCCTGCTGATCTTCGGCTACAACTGCGCCGACTCGCACCCGATCGTCGCCCGCCGGGTGATCAAAGCCAAACAGAACGGCGCCCGGGTGATCGTCTGCGATCCGCGAAAAATTGAAACCGCGCGCATCGCCGACCGGCATTTGCAGATCCACAACGGCTGCAACATGGCGCTGGTGAACGCCTTTATTTACACCCTGCTGGACGAGAGCCTCTACAACAGCGATTACGTCGCCCGCTACACCGAAGGACTGGACGCGCTGCGCGAAACGGTCCGCGACTACGCCCCGGAAAACGTCGAGGAGATTACCGGGGTCAGCGCCCGGCAGATCCGCGATGCGATGCGCATCTATGCCGCCGCGCCGTCCGCCACCGTGATGTGGGGGATGGGCGTGACCCAGTTCGGGCAGGCGGTGGACGTGGTGAAAGGGCTCTCCACCCTGGCGCTGCTTACCGGCAACCTCGGGCGCGAACACTGCGGCGTCGGCCCGGTGCGCGGGCAGAATAACGTCCAGGGCGCGTGCGACATGGGGGTGATCCCCAACCAGTTCCCCGGCTATCAGGACGTGACGGACCCGCAGGTGCGGGAGAAATTCGCCCGGGCGTGGGGCGTCGATCCTGCGCGGATGGATGACCAGGTCGGCGTGCGGATCACCGAAGTGCCGCACCTCGCGCTGGAGGGCAAGGTCAAAGCCTATTACATCATGGGTGAAGATCCGCTCCAGACCGAAGCCGATCTGGGCCTGGTGCGCAAAGGCTTTGACGCCCTCGACTTCGTGGTGGTGCAGGACATCTTTATGACCAAAACCGCCGAAGCCGCAGATGTGTTGCTGCCCGCCACCTCATGGGGCGAGCACGGCGGGGTCTTCACCTGCGCCGACCGCGGCTTCCAGCGTTTTGAAAAAGCCGTGGAGCCAAAGGGCAACGTCAAGCGCGACTGGGAGATCATCAGCCTGATCGCCACCGCGATGGGCTACCCGATGGCGTACCGCGATAACCAGCAGATCTGGGACGAAATGCGCGAGCTGTGTCCGTTGTTCTACGGCGTGACGTACGAAAAAATGGGCGAGATGGGGCACATCCAGTGGCCGTGTCCGACCCTCGAACATCCGGGCACGCCGTGGCTCTACGCGGACAACCGCTTCGACACCCCGAGCGGCAAAGGGCAGCTGTTTGCCGCGCCATGGCGCAAACCGGCGGAGATGCCGGACGCCGACTATCCGCTGGTGCTCTGCACCGTGCGCGAGGTGGGGCACTACTCCTGCCGTTCGATGACCGGCAACTGCGCGGCGCTGCAAACCCTGGCGGATGAACCGGGCTTTGTGCAGATCAACCCGCAGGATGCGCAGCAGCTCGGCATCCGCGATCGCCAGCTGGTGTGGGTCAGCTCCCGCCGCGGGAAGGTGATCAGCCGCGCCGACGTGAGCGAACGCATCAATCAAGGGGCGGTATACATGACCTATCAGTGGTGGATTGGGGCCTGCAACGAGCTGACCCAGGACAACCTCGACCCGGTCTCGAAAACGCCAGAAACCAAATACTGCGCGGTGAAGATCGACACTATTGCCGATCAAGCCTGGGCAGAAAACTATGCCCAGACCACCTACAGCGCGATGAAACAACGCCTGCGTGAGGCGGTAGAGAGTTAA
- the hycC gene encoding formate hydrogenlyase subunit 3: MNALSLINQALAWYVISAVLALIFCANRPISGAIAGIGGAIASAMTVGAGAIALLSSQTGPLHAEITWLHLGMQMTGIRAIWLIAIGLPAFLISLFTIAWHRHPQAKANGLLTNLLMAAAVAAIMVDNLGWLVVMAEVMALCGAFLTGCAQSGKLWFVLGRLGTLLLAIACWQAWGFYGTLNFGAMNALATAQAPGASIWLPGLAGFGLLAGVIPLHGWAPQAHANASAPAAALFSTVVMKVGLYGMLTVALSGALPPLWLGVLLLVMGMLTAFIGGLYALMEHNIQRLLAYHTLENIGIILLGLGAGVTGIALHSNLLIALGFTGGLYHLISHGLFKTTLFLGAGAVWYRTGHRDIEKLGGIGKKMPLISLAMLVGLMAMAALPPLNGFAGEWVIYQSFFNLGTHDAFVARLLGPLLATGLAITGALAVMCMAKVYGVTFLGAPRTEEAENACCAPGMMTVSTVLAALFCVAGGVAAPWFLPIISGLFPVSGGEMSTVSQPMITLLLIAGLLLPFILMVLFKGDRLANRSRGFAWVCGYDHEASMVITAHGFAMPVKESFAPVLKLRKWLNPVRFIPGWQCDSTAVLFHRIALIELAVLVVVVISRGA; encoded by the coding sequence ATGAACGCCTTATCGTTAATTAACCAGGCGCTGGCGTGGTATGTCATCAGCGCGGTGCTGGCCCTCATTTTTTGCGCCAACCGGCCAATCAGCGGCGCTATCGCCGGGATCGGCGGCGCCATTGCCAGCGCCATGACGGTGGGGGCAGGGGCGATCGCGCTGCTCTCCTCGCAAACCGGCCCGCTGCACGCAGAGATAACCTGGCTGCACCTCGGCATGCAGATGACCGGCATCCGGGCGATATGGCTTATCGCCATCGGCCTGCCGGCGTTTCTTATCAGCCTGTTTACCATTGCCTGGCACCGCCACCCGCAGGCGAAAGCCAACGGCCTGCTGACCAACCTGCTGATGGCTGCCGCCGTGGCCGCCATCATGGTCGATAACCTCGGCTGGCTGGTTGTGATGGCGGAAGTGATGGCCCTGTGTGGCGCGTTTCTCACCGGCTGCGCCCAGTCCGGCAAGCTGTGGTTTGTGCTGGGTCGTCTGGGGACCCTCCTGCTGGCCATCGCCTGCTGGCAGGCGTGGGGCTTCTACGGCACCCTGAACTTCGGGGCGATGAATGCCCTGGCTACCGCCCAGGCGCCTGGGGCCAGCATCTGGCTGCCGGGCCTGGCGGGCTTTGGCCTGCTGGCGGGTGTGATCCCGCTGCACGGCTGGGCCCCGCAGGCGCATGCTAATGCCAGCGCCCCGGCTGCCGCGCTGTTCTCCACGGTCGTCATGAAGGTTGGCCTGTACGGCATGCTCACCGTGGCGCTGAGCGGGGCGTTACCGCCGCTGTGGCTCGGGGTGTTGCTGCTGGTGATGGGCATGCTCACCGCCTTTATCGGCGGGCTGTACGCCCTGATGGAGCACAACATCCAGCGCCTGCTGGCGTATCACACCCTGGAAAACATCGGCATTATCCTGCTCGGCCTCGGGGCGGGCGTCACCGGTATTGCGCTGCACAGCAACCTGCTGATTGCGCTGGGCTTTACCGGCGGTCTTTACCATCTGATTAGCCACGGGCTGTTTAAAACCACGCTGTTCCTCGGCGCGGGCGCGGTGTGGTATCGCACCGGCCATCGCGACATCGAGAAGCTGGGCGGCATCGGCAAAAAAATGCCGCTGATCTCGCTGGCCATGCTGGTGGGGCTGATGGCGATGGCGGCCCTGCCGCCGCTGAACGGCTTTGCCGGGGAGTGGGTGATCTATCAGTCCTTCTTCAATCTCGGCACCCATGACGCCTTTGTTGCCCGCCTGCTGGGGCCGCTGCTGGCAACCGGCCTGGCGATTACCGGCGCGCTGGCGGTGATGTGTATGGCGAAAGTCTATGGCGTCACCTTCCTCGGCGCACCGCGCACCGAAGAGGCGGAAAACGCCTGCTGCGCCCCGGGGATGATGACCGTCAGCACTGTGCTGGCGGCGCTGTTCTGCGTGGCGGGCGGCGTGGCGGCCCCGTGGTTCCTGCCGATTATCAGCGGCCTGTTCCCGGTCAGCGGCGGGGAGATGTCTACCGTCTCGCAGCCGATGATTACCCTGCTGCTGATCGCCGGTCTGCTGCTGCCGTTTATCCTGATGGTGCTGTTCAAGGGCGACCGCCTGGCGAACCGCTCCCGCGGCTTTGCCTGGGTCTGCGGCTACGATCACGAAGCCTCGATGGTCATCACCGCCCACGGCTTTGCAATGCCGGTGAAAGAGTCCTTCGCGCCAGTGCTGAAGCTGCGCAAATGGCTCAACCCGGTGCGCTTTATCCCCGGCTGGCAGTGCGACAGCACCGCCGTGTTATTCCACCGTATCGCCCTGATTGAGCTGGCGGTGCTGGTGGTTGTCGTTATCTCCCGAGGAGCCTGA
- a CDS encoding formate hydrogenlyase complex iron-sulfur subunit — translation MFTFIKKVIKTGTVTESYPLQPIAVDKNMRGKPEHDPKQCIGCAACVNACPSNALTVETDVQYGQLAWQFNLGRCIFCGRCEEVCPTTAIKLSQEYELAVWSKADFLQQSRFDVCHCRVCQRPYAVQKEIDYVIELLRHNGDKRAEHHRESFETCPDCKRLQGLTPSEKIHLTREMKEATR, via the coding sequence ATGTTTACCTTTATCAAAAAAGTCATCAAAACCGGCACGGTGACGGAGTCGTATCCCCTCCAGCCGATTGCGGTCGACAAAAATATGCGCGGCAAGCCGGAGCACGACCCCAAGCAGTGTATCGGCTGCGCGGCCTGCGTGAACGCCTGTCCGTCGAACGCTCTGACGGTAGAGACGGATGTGCAGTACGGTCAGCTTGCCTGGCAGTTCAATCTGGGGCGCTGCATCTTCTGCGGGCGCTGCGAAGAGGTCTGCCCGACCACCGCCATCAAACTCTCCCAGGAGTATGAGCTGGCGGTGTGGAGCAAGGCCGATTTTCTCCAGCAGTCGCGCTTTGACGTCTGCCACTGCCGGGTGTGTCAGCGCCCGTACGCGGTGCAAAAAGAGATCGACTACGTCATCGAACTGCTGCGCCACAACGGCGACAAACGCGCGGAGCATCACCGGGAGAGCTTTGAGACCTGCCCGGACTGTAAGCGCCTGCAGGGGCTGACCCCCTCGGAAAAAATCCATCTGACCCGCGAGATGAAGGAAGCGACACGATGA
- a CDS encoding formate hydrogenlyase maturation HycH family protein yields MSETVVFSQLSRKFIDENDNTPDDAQQVIYYGLAIGHHLGVIDCLEAALTCPWEAYLDWIATLETGSEARRKMEGVPRYGEIVIDANHIVMLASAFDAAMARQTAQQQEWSEAMLGMLHAIHQENAIYLMVRRQRD; encoded by the coding sequence ATGAGCGAAACCGTGGTCTTCAGCCAGCTCAGCCGCAAGTTCATTGATGAAAATGACAACACCCCCGACGACGCCCAGCAGGTGATCTACTACGGGCTGGCCATCGGCCACCATCTGGGGGTCATCGACTGCCTGGAGGCGGCGCTGACCTGTCCGTGGGAGGCGTATCTGGACTGGATCGCCACCCTGGAAACGGGGAGCGAGGCGCGGCGTAAAATGGAGGGTGTGCCGCGCTACGGTGAGATCGTGATCGACGCGAATCATATTGTGATGCTGGCCAGCGCCTTTGACGCCGCAATGGCGCGGCAGACGGCGCAGCAGCAGGAATGGAGCGAAGCGATGCTCGGCATGCTCCACGCCATTCACCAGGAAAACGCCATCTATCTGATGGTTCGGAGGCAACGTGACTGA
- a CDS encoding cell envelope integrity TolA C-terminal domain-containing protein — MFMLVVVVSLLAGCAPLQPSGCHKTSAIGSCSSGRWDDQDEWGAQARGIKAAIEDKIAEPERWKGKKCRLHMEFAQDGRALKVSTSNGNKEYCEAVKLAAQKAKFPAFTNPEVFRDFQKVGFDMRG, encoded by the coding sequence ATGTTTATGCTTGTCGTCGTGGTCAGCCTGTTAGCAGGTTGTGCGCCGTTACAGCCTTCGGGATGCCACAAAACCTCAGCAATAGGGAGTTGCAGTTCTGGGCGCTGGGACGATCAGGATGAATGGGGGGCACAGGCGCGGGGTATTAAGGCGGCAATAGAAGATAAAATTGCTGAGCCAGAACGCTGGAAGGGCAAAAAATGCAGACTGCATATGGAGTTTGCGCAGGATGGTAGAGCGTTAAAGGTATCAACCAGTAATGGCAATAAGGAGTATTGTGAGGCGGTGAAACTGGCGGCTCAAAAAGCGAAGTTCCCGGCGTTTACCAATCCTGAGGTGTTTAGGGATTTTCAGAAGGTTGGGTTTGATATGCGGGGGTAG
- the hycI gene encoding hydrogenase maturation peptidase HycI gives MTDVLLCVGNSMMGDDGAGPLLAEMCREAPRGDWVVFDGGSAPENDVVAIRELRPARLLIVDATDMGLNPGEIRRIDPDDIAEMFMMTTHNMPLNYLVDQLRGDVGEVIFLGIQPDIVGFYYPMTEKVKEAVETVYESLAERDGVLGFGEL, from the coding sequence GTGACTGATGTATTACTCTGCGTCGGCAACAGCATGATGGGCGACGACGGCGCCGGTCCGCTGCTGGCCGAGATGTGCCGCGAAGCGCCGCGCGGCGACTGGGTGGTGTTCGACGGCGGCAGCGCCCCGGAAAACGACGTGGTCGCGATCCGCGAGCTGCGCCCGGCGCGGCTGCTGATTGTTGATGCGACAGATATGGGGCTCAACCCGGGCGAGATCCGCCGTATCGACCCGGACGACATCGCCGAGATGTTTATGATGACGACGCACAATATGCCGCTTAATTATCTGGTGGATCAGCTGCGGGGGGATGTGGGGGAGGTGATCTTCTTAGGTATTCAGCCGGATATTGTGGGGTTTTATTATCCGATGACGGAGAAGGTAAAAGAGGCGGTGGAGACCGTTTATGAAAGCCTGGCGGAGAGGGATGGGGTGCTGGGGTTTGGGGAGTTGTAG